AGCAGTTCCATGACCGAGCCCGCATACGATGACAGCAACTGGTACTGCCCGAGACCGTCCTGATAAAAGAACGACGTGGTCCCGCCCTCATACACCTGATGCGTCAGCGACGTGGTGGTGTCATGCCAGTAGTCAGCGGGCTTGTTGTAATCCATCACATAGGCGGAAAAATCCGCGTAGATCGTCGTCCCCGCGTTCAGCAGCGTGCCGTTGGGCAGGTTCAGCGCCGACCCCAGCGTGCCCGAGGCTGCCGCGATGGGCAGACGGCTGCCGTTGGCAAACGATTGCACGCTGTAATTCGGGCGGTTGCTGCCGAACACGCTGGTCGTCGTGCCGAGCGAGGTCGTGACGAAGGTGCCCGCACCGTCCAGCTGGGTGTACGTGGAGGCGATCACATTGCCCTGCGCGTTCGCCGGGTGGTTGGGGCCAAAGCGCGTCGCGCCGTCCACCGGACTGGTGAAGGGCAGTATGTCAGTCCGCGAGTTCATCGTCGCGTTGGAAAAACTGCCGTTCCAACTGCTGACCGAGCCATGGCCCACGACGAACATGTTGTTGAACTGCACGGCGACCACGGCGGCTGTGGCGACCTTATGCCCCATGCCCGCCGCCAGCGCGACCATCAGGAGAATGCTTCGTTGCATACGGCGAAGTGCGAAAGTTCCGACCCCGAAGTGTCCGGCACCAGCGAGGCTGGGAAAGCCCCCCTCGCACCGTCATACTTGAGGATGACCGACCCACCGGTCCAAGGTCAATACTAATTTTACGGCCCCGGCCGCTCACCGGTAGCCGGTGCTCGGTCAGGAAAAACAAAAATGGGAAAGTAGAAATGGGAAATCAGATCCGAATTTCGGATTTGACTCCCTCGTGCCTCACACTCGTGTCGCCCTTCGGGCAGCGTGCCGCTGTCTGTCTCGCGCTTAACCGCCGCGCTCGGCTCAGATTTCAGCTTTCTCATTTCAGCTTTTCAGTTTTCCCACCAAGCTTTCCATTTTCGCCTGTCGCCATCACCGTTTCG
This is a stretch of genomic DNA from Prosthecobacter sp.. It encodes these proteins:
- a CDS encoding PEP-CTERM sorting domain-containing protein (PEP-CTERM proteins occur, often in large numbers, in the proteomes of bacteria that also encode an exosortase, a predicted intramembrane cysteine proteinase. The presence of a PEP-CTERM domain at a protein's C-terminus predicts cleavage within the sorting domain, followed by covalent anchoring to some some component of the (usually Gram-negative) cell surface. Many PEP-CTERM proteins exhibit an unusual sequence composition that includes large numbers of potential glycosylation sites. Expression of one such protein has been shown restore the ability of a bacterium to form floc, a type of biofilm.); this encodes MQRSILLMVALAAGMGHKVATAAVVAVQFNNMFVVGHGSVSSWNGSFSNATMNSRTDILPFTSPVDGATRFGPNHPANAQGNVIASTYTQLDGAGTFVTTSLGTTTSVFGSNRPNYSVQSFANGSRLPIAAASGTLGSALNLPNGTLLNAGTTIYADFSAYVMDYNKPADYWHDTTTSLTHQVYEGGTTSFFYQDGLGQYQLLSSYAGSVMELLNNYSTGSTVINWNGTSTAVNNVLLPATLQFGVFGDNIQDTGILPSELNTSPYLGFFAIASMPFTANFDLDNATLAPEPARLLLLLAGAGCVMLRRKRRLAC